The following DNA comes from Lynx canadensis isolate LIC74 chromosome C2, mLynCan4.pri.v2, whole genome shotgun sequence.
gtttgtttgtttgttttttggtgttgagttgtgtgggttcttttttttttttcaaaaaatttttaatgtttatttctttacttttgagagagagaatgagagacagacagagcaagagcaggggaaggacataaaaagagagggagacacagaacccgaagcagctccagtctctgagctgtcagcacagaacccaaggtggggcttaaactcacaaaccgagagatcatgacctgagcctaagtcggatgcttacctgactgagccacccaagcgcccctctatgagttccttatatatattgtatatttactCCTTGttagatgtatcatttgcaaatatcttctcccattcagtaggttgccttttcttttctttttctttgttcttttttgacaGTTTCTAttgctgtgcaaaaactttttattttggtatagtcctagtaatttatttttgcttttgttttcattacccAAGgaaacatacctagaaaaatgttgctaaggctatTGTCAAACAGATTACCACCTGTTTTGTTCTAAGAGTTCTATGATTTCAGGTTTCACAGTTAGGGCTTtagttcattttgagtttatttttgtgtgtggtgtaggaaagtggttcactttcattcctttgcatggaGCTCTCTAGTTTTCGCAGCACCGTTTACTGAAgaaactttttcccattgcatattcttactTCCTTTAttgtagattaattgatcatataagcaTGGATTTATTTGGAGGCTCtctatccttttcttttctattgatcCAAGTGTCTATTTTTTGTGGGAATACTATACTGtgttgattactacagctttgtagtatatcttgaaatctcgGATTTTGATAATTCAgtttcggttttctttttcaaggttgacTTAGAAAGGTTAAAGTTTAGGAATACTTTATATTGAGGTCAGATGAATCttagcaggcttttttttttacaacttttttattgaaatttatttaatatataacattgtatacatttaaggtgTATTAATCTAaaaatttcatcttcattttcgCTGAAATCTGTAACTAAGTGCCACAgtctttcactttgttttctttttctcctgtgatTTGTCAACTAAAAGAgatctattttccttttctaaactGGTATACAATTTATGTGAATATACCCATCAAGGTGTTTAGTCTGACTTTACTTCCAAtttgtccttctttatctcttttacCTTCAGCTCAATTTGGAGTTTTTAGAAGTTATTTCAAAGGATCCCATTTTTTTATCGTTAAATGAAAAGTTTGTTGCAGTAAAACTTATTTCTTCCCTTATACCAGCAGAATGGATTTCACATGTAATCTtacaatatgcaaaaatattgATATTCATGTCTTCACAAGCATTTCAGTGAGGTGATTAGACCCAAATTGGCATGGCTACCTCACTGCCAGAGATTTCTCCTGTGTCCGTGTCAGTGCTTCTAGCCTCTTCCTTTCATTCCCATAGTCTGTGACTAAGATTGAAAACTCTAGAGTTTAGCATTATGACCCAAGCTGGATCAATGAACTCTTCTCAGTGGTGGGTTGACGTTTGCACGGAGACAAAATTGGAGGTGCAAGTCTTCTTAGAAGCTCATAGCAGTGCCCCTGGGAGAAGAACCCTAAATCCACCCACCTTTTGCCCATGAACTTGCCTGGTTTCTAAGGATTCACTGATCATTTTCCTTCATGTTTAAAGTGACCCCACTATGCTttcaataaatgttctttttgctTGTTAGGCAAGGTTAGTTTTGAGGTCCAAATCCAAGCAGTTATAAGCATAGGGGTTGAAATTTAGTGCACACAGATACTAGCTGTTGTTTTTGGTAACTTGGATGTTATTATTTCAAGGGTGGGTGGACTATTTTTTATACTTGTAgtatttatatttagtatttatatttacatttttctgatctTTGAAAATAAACGACTGAAGTGGCATGGTTCACGTCAGAATAGATGAGTCCTCATTTTGAAAACAACCTTGATGAATGTATTTGGATGTAAAAATGATCAATCTTCCTCTTTTGGGGTACTCTGAAATAGAGGCCAAAGCAAAGGGGTAAGTTCCTCCGAATAATAAAAGTagaattttgagattttttattaTCAAACCTGCCATGAAGGGTGAAAGATGACGCAGAACTGTAAGGGAGAAATCTTGTCACCTAATTATTATGGCCTGAGAAGATGCTGGTTTCTAAGAAATCCATGGCGGGGAAAACAGAAGACAACTACCAGGTGCGCTGAAAttgaagttgtttttgtttctgctaaATGGTAGAATGAAAAACGATGTTAGTATTGCCGAGGCTTAAATGGAGTAAGAAGAGCTGTGCCCAACATGGAGTGGAGTGGGAACAGAAAAAAGATGGAGGCTGTAGGAGGGAGACCGGTGGAGGAAATGGGCAGCAGTTAGTCTGAGGCTGAAGCAGGAGGTGACTCAGAGGACATCCTCCTCTGGAGTCCCTTGGAGATGAGCACAAGGTCTCTGGGCTTCTCTTGGCTCAGGAAATGAGCATGCAACTATTTTATGTGGATGTTTTAGGAAGGGTGGCCCCAGAATGTCGGAAGACTTGAGGCCACTCAAGCTGGAGGCTTATTCTTCACAACGTGGAAGTTTCCGAGAAATGAAAGTTGGCGATACAATGAAAGAGCTTACGCTGTTCTGTCATTGAGGCCGGTGAGGTTGGTAGCACCTTAAGTGaatcactttttatttcctcAGTTGTCTCACAAACACATTAAATGCAAGTAATATATCTTTCCGGCTCAAGTTTATTCTTGATTTAGCTTCAGAATATTGACTGACATTACTTTTTAACAAAgactttaattttagaatagttttagattcaTGGAAAAATTGTGAAGATTGTACAGACTTCGGTGATTGTGAATAAAgttgctaaaaatatttaaatgcggGTTTTCTGTGGACATAAGCTTTCAGAtcagttgggtaaatacctagcagtaagATTACTGGATCCTACGGTAAAATTACATGTACCTTTGTAAGAAACTGCAAACACTGTTATTCaaagtagctattttttttttttttgcattctcaaaaataatgaatgacaGTTCCTCTTATTCTAAATTCTGATCAAAAATAATATTGTGAGTTTTTTGGATCTTAGTCATTGTAATTGGGTTGTAgtggtatcttgttttaatttgcatttctaaacgACAAATGCtgttgaacatatttttacaAGCTCTTCTACTACCTGTATATCTTTGTTGGCAAGTTGTCTGTtcagatcattttaaaattaggttgattattttcttattgttaggTTTAAGTGTTCTCCGTATATTTTGCATCTAAATCCTTTACCAGCTATCTGATCTCCAATTATTTTCTccagtctatggcttgtcttttcattcttacaTAGAGcttaagtttttaattctaaaaaagtCCAaactatcaatttttttctttaatgtgtcaTTCTTTGGGTTTTACATATAAAACTCATCACCAAGCACAAGGTCACAGAGATTTTCTTTTagagattttattgttttgagttttgcatttaggtctttgatccattttaagtcAGTCTTTCTGTAAAGTGTAAGGTAAGtggtgagatttttttctttctttctttctttctttctttctttctttctttctctctttttttttgcagatggatatcaatttattgaaaaaatatccTTTCTCAATTGAATTGCCTTTGTAAAAATTCAGTTGCTTAGGTTTATGTAAAACTGTTTCTGAACTATCTAGTTCTATTGATTCATATGTCTATTATTTTGCCAATATCACAACCCTTTGAGTTCTGTGTTTTTCAATATTGCATTGGACATTTAAGATCTTTTGCCTTCCCATGTGAAGTTTAGATCAGTTTATagctatttataaaaataattttctgacatTTTGATTGAGTTTACATTAAATTTATGGATCACTTGAGAAGAACTGTTATCTTAGCAATATTGAATTTTCCAATTCATGGACATTGTATATTGGTCCATACAGATCTTTGATGTTTTTCATCAGTAATTTGTAGTTTTCTACATATACATTCTGTACATATTCTGTTAGCTTTATGCCTACATATTTCATTTGGGAAGTACTACAAAtggtatttaaatgttttattttattttttcattgctggtttatagaaaaaaatggactttTGTATATTGCTCTTAAATATACTGCAAATTTTCTATACTTGCTTATTGATTCCAGGAGTTTTCTTGTAGCATCTTTGGTCCACTACATCatctgggaaagaaaacagttttatgCCTTCCTTTTTAATCTATAagccctttctttctgcctgcctgcctctctctctctctccctctctctctctctctccctgcctcccttccctccatccgtttctttctgtggttctttctgtgtctctctctttccttttctctcttcttcctcctcacccccattgtctctctaatttttttaaaaagatttgtctATTTTGGGGATAGggcaagcaaaggaggggcaggagagagggggacagaggatccaaagcaggctctgtgctaacaggctgacagcagtgagcctgatgtggggctcaaactccacaTGGAGTTTGCAAAcccagggaatttctaagcttattccccactcTAAAGCACATTTTTTGGAAGTCCTTTGGTGaaagaataatatatttatttccaaataaacatCTAAAAGTGTTTTATCTCACCTTCATTCTTGATTGATGGATAAGTtggatatagaattttatatttcttgctaTTTTCCCTCTGCACCGTGAAGAAATGTCTTTCTATTCAGGCGTCTGCTGCGGCTGCCCAAAAGTCTGGTGAAAGTCTAGTTGTCATATACTTACAGttcatttgacttttcttttaactctttgcCCTGGTGTCCTGCAATTATTGCACAATGCACTTGTCGGTTCTTCTTTATCCTGCAtactctgcttcttccagctaAATACTCAGAGATTTAATCCATTTGGGAAACTTTTCTGAGTAATGACTTTTTAAGAACTGCTTCTCTCCTATTcactttttgtttgcatttcccccCCTCATTCCACTTCAACATACGTTGAACCTTATCATCCtattcttttgtcttctcttgaatgagtccatttctttgtgtctctatatttctgttttatatttttttcaaggcGCATAATTTATCGTACTAATTGAGCATTACATGATGAGTTGGCATTAGCTTCTCCAGGCATGGGAACTTAACAGATGAGGTACAGCTTAAAATCTGTTAATGTTCCGTTCATAGCTGGTGTATTTTTATACTTCAACTTGAAGTATAAGACCATCAAAGCGATGCCTCGATATGTGGCCAGTACACAATTCATTCTACCTGTAAGAGTATAAGAGTTGAAATATTTTTCGATACCACTGAAATGGAATGAGGCGTCAGTTCCTGGACCTTCCATGATTTCAATCTTTATAGAAGACACCAATTCCACTTGCTCTTTATATTTGTGTCATTTATTTCCTATAATTGTTACTAATCTGTTTTCCAGTTCATTCAGTTTCTCTGTAGTTGTATGTAATCTGCCATTTATCATGCCCAatgaggttttaattttaatggccctaaatatcatttttagaagtttttataaCTTGgatttacttaaaatatgtttcttgtttttccaaGCCGCCCTattcattcagtattttttatattacatttttatattattttaatgcttcttaacccacatttaaaaaataattctttgaattGTTTCTCTTATCTATAGTTCTGAGGCTGTAAGGTCTCAAGTTAATCCTTTATGATGATTTTTCCTTAGTGGTTTGTAGTGCTTCACTGCTAAGTCATTATTGCCTAGGCCGTTATTTCTGTAGGATTTGAAAGTCTCGCCATACAGCAGTTTAGTGTTTGCTGCTTTTGAAGCCTTAAGTGAGATTTCGGTGGAACTAACCTGATCACCTTAATTTCCACGTGGCTGATTCCACGCCACAGCAATAACGTACATTTTTACCTTGTATCTTTATATGGCTCAGACTTAAGCTTTAGTTCCTTGGTTTAGATGGTCACAACTTCTCCACCCATGTATAAATTCTTCAACAGTATTCATATGCCAGGTTGTGTGtgcctctattctactttctccAAAACATTGAAACCTTTTGCTCCTATCTCCCTAACTTTTATATAACGTTCCCCAGGCAACAGAATTGTCATTTTTAATCTGTATACTTAACACTTTCCTTTCAATAATTGATACTCAAAAATATTGATATAAGGGCATGTGATGATCAAATTTTACATACTGGCTAAAGTTGATACTAATTgagtgaaactaaaaaaaaatagcaagtatAATTCAATTATCTAGGCAGAAACtactgtatctatatctatacctaatCTATGTACATAGAtatataagtttattttatttatttatttgaggggggcacagagagagggagaga
Coding sequences within:
- the LOC115522819 gene encoding ATP synthase membrane subunit DAPIT, mitochondrial-like, with the protein product MEGPGTDASFHFSGIEKYFNSYTLTGRMNCVLATYRGIALMVLYFKLKYKNTPAMNGTLTDFKLYLIC